CAGGTGACAGAAGGGGATATGGGGTATTTGCAAAACAGCTGTAAAACATAACATACTGAGTTCTCCAAGAATCACCCAGTGAGGAGCAGAGTTGGCAGCGACAGCAAGGCGAGCTGGGAAACTGCTGGCTTCCAGCACATGTGGCCACGTGATTTTCTGTTGGAACACCTCTGTGGACCTGGAACTGTGGATAAATTGCTTACTAAAGCATTTTGTGCTCAAACCAGAAAAAGACAACTTTTAAACTGATCTGTCTTCTGATGTATAGTTGTAGCTGCTGTGACGTCTGTAAATGACTGATAAAAGTATTTGCGAAGtaaatttgttttctgcacCTTTGTGCGGTGCATCATTATTGTTAACATGTCAACAACAAGTAAGGTCAAGTAAGTACAGAGATTCAAGCTGTTTTTCTTGTTCAGTTAGGCCACGGGTGGTTCAGCCAACAGTCACGTATGTCCTGGTTTGTGATGATCTAATTTATAACCCCGTTGCACTAGGTAAGATTTAAGTTTAGGTTGGCACTGGGAGCTGCACTCTTCACCTAACCCATACAGTAGCCAGCAGTCTAGAAAGTCTGGGCTATTTTTTATGAATGTCCAAGCTAATTGGACATTCTTActaaaaaatgtcagtgttttattttttgtttagaaaactGTTCCCGTATCATTTAAAATCTTCTACAGACTCCTGAATCTATCACTGAACCTAAAAAAACCTTGGGCAACAGCCAACATGACATTATGTGTAATGTTAGAAAAGATCCAGTGAAGAAAAAAGTCATGACCTTTGTGTACGTCTCTGTACTAGTAGCATAGTTGCTCAGATGAAATATACTCCAGCTGTATCACCTGTATCATGAAGTATTAAATGACTGTTTGCTTTGTCACTTCCTTGAACTTTGTTTGCTCCAGCTGCAGTTCCCATTATCGCACATCCAAACCTGGGCAGTGCAGCTCTGTTAAATGTCACTGTCAGTGGGGCTGGAGCAAAAGAATCTGTGAAAATTCCATTCACATTTTTACCTACACTAATAACCAGAACAAAGCTTTTCTCAACTGTATACATGTGGCTACTTCATACACTTGTTTGGATAAAGAAAATTTATCCTATTCACTTACGCTGATATGACATAATGAACAGAAAACATCAGAtttcagaaatactaaaatcAAGAGCACATTGTTTGAAATAATGACCGGGAATTTTGGGCTGTCAACCTGCTACAGTCATAGGAAGAAACGGCATTTCATTATATGAAATTTTAAATATCAACCTTGACGCACATTGTACAAACATACAttgttattatgtatttatgtatgacGTCCTTATTTTTGTCGTTATAAGGAGATGACATATGATTGCTTAGCTTTGAGCCCAGAACGTGGCCAGCGCCATATTTTCTTTACAGATttttacaagaaataaaaaaatatatcttaaaAAATTGGGTGGTCAGCGATTGATATGAATTGGGAAATTCTGACTCAGGCAACTGCAAAACCCCAAATGACCCTCTGTGGACTGTGGAAAATCTTTCGATAAACGTGACCCTCGTGAATACTCCCACACACACTTGTAATGACGCATGCACATATCAGCATAATCACTGGATGCTTTGGACCTTTCACTCTTTTTAGAAACTCTCTCCTGTCTACTTTGGAAACACTCTCTATCTCGAAGTCAGAGCACCAATataaggcttttattttgtttaaaaaacttaTTTTCACTTGAaagacccccccctcccccaaaaGATTCAGAAATACACTGAAGAATCCGAATCTCTCTGTGTGATTGGCTTGTCGTCTGACAGGTCATCTCATGTGGTTAAGTTTTTCCTATTTGCTTTTACATAACAGTGGAGATCAAAGTTACGAATTAGCTGCTGACTTCATGGGAACTTTCTGGTGTACATAACTTAGATTCAGAACCTTTgaaataaacatactgtatatttgtgtggAATTTAATAGAGTCAGATCGGGACTAGAACTAAACGTACTACCAGAATGAAAGCACAACTGAGCTGCACTGTTGGtaagtttgtgtttaaaagtgaaaataaaaccaaatcgttgctaaaaagaaaaactgattgattttgtattgttttgtctaAAAAACTGTGTTTCCACATTCCCCAATTTTtggaaatgaaaaggaaaatcacCATCATGTGTATAATCACTGCAGCTGCTTCCTTAATTCAAAGGGAGTAAATGTAATTGGCGTTGTGTTGTTTGCAGCGTATATGTGTTGCTATCGTTCAGGCTAAACCACAGACCTACAGAACTACTTGGCTACAGTTAAACCTGTCTTGGGGGGCAACACATAGTGTATCTCGGCCCCCGGGCAAAACTAAACCACACCTTTCTGCATGGTCAGACACGCTAGTAGGTGAGGAAAAGTATTTTGAGTGATTCGAGTGAATGGACTCTTAAAACCTTCAATCAGCAAACGAGGACTCAGCATCTCACTTACGTCTATGTTAGTCACATGTAAAAAGGGTGAGCTTGGCACTAATGTGAGAGAAGTGCAACCTTTTTGaggattaaaatatttcacacacaccacaaatgcTGCAGAAAGCCAAGGTTTAGTAGTCCTTATCCTCCCTCACTGCTGTCGGGAGACCTTGCACAGGAGGAGGGGGTTTCCACTGCTATCGGGCCATCTGACATTCAATTCAGAGCTGCTTCTAGCACTGTCTCGactttctcctgtgtgtgtgtgtgtgtgtgtgagcggcTCTGTCTCAATTAGGATAATATTATTAGCCTGCAGCATGCACCATTGTATTTCACATTaactttcagtattttagcaGCCTTCCAGGGACCGCCAAACCCACATTGGGGGTCACAGGAAACAACCATAGAGGATCGTAGTTCTCTTTGAAATAACTTAATTACttattaataacttaataactcAATAATTCCCTGCTTATCTCCAGCTTTCTGTGTTTAGCTGCTGTTCTGTATGACATTTATCATCTCCTGCACcacttctgctttttatttctgggATATTTCCAGCATTGTCTACTGTCCTTTTCAATGCAGTGTGACAGCAGAtgtggaggagcagcaggtGTTCTCTGCTGTTTATCAGTGAGCACAGAGGTGACAGAGTGCAGAGCATCGTTGTATAATCACGCTGATGTAAAGCAGCTTCACAGGTCTGTGACATTCATGTTGAGTTGTCACCATCGCTGAGGATCCTTTTATCTAAGCCTCACCACCTCTAACCTTAATATATGCAGCAATATGATCAATGGACTTATTTTAAACCTATCTGGGTTCAGTGAGGCCTCACACTATGTGAATGTACCATGACACCTGTCCATGCAGATGAATAATATTCCAGGGCTCGGTGTTATCCATTTATCCATTTAATTGCATTTGGCAGACTCTAGTGAGACGAAGAGGATCGAGTTGCTGAGAAGTGAAAGGCTTGTTGTATGTATCACAGTGTCTCGCTCCTGTACAATCCCaattttcacagtttaattttgttaatgtgtgttgtTCCCAGAGTCTGGAGGGTACTCTGACACTTTTGCCTTTTCGGTGTCTCTGCAACATGTTTGTCTTAGCCACTGCATTGCTTGTTTAAGCTTAATTGTAATAAATTGGAGTCTTggattgtgtttattgtttcaaGAGAGAAGCTCGCTCTCAGCCAGGTCTATTTCCTGAGATGGcgaaatttttttttcccactcgGCTCggtttctttgtctgtctggCGTTTGCCATTTGACACATTACCAAAATCCAGAGGCTTACAAAAATCCTACTTTAGTTTATTTGTCTATAAACTCTGGAAAAGTGGAAGCCTGCTCTTCTCAGGGTTATTTGTCTGCACTAATGGGGTCATGAGATCATCTCACAAAACcttagcaagaaaaaaaaacgagtgTGAGAAACTTGTTGTTCATATTGTGAACTGAACTGTCACTTTATGTACAACATATGACGACATTTCAAAAGGTAATGTTTGCTTTGAAACAACACGACAGCTGCATTGTCTGTGTACATATTTATAATGCTGAACACACAAGCCTTATCAGTCATTAATACTGAGTTCTGGCACATGCCAAACCAttgttacaaatacaaaaagtaatATAACAGATAAATTATATTGTTGAACTATATGTCTACCAATTTCATTTTGCATTACAATATGACCACAATATTAACAAAGTGCAAACTTTAAAGATGGATTGATTGGCTGCTGTGTCCAAATCTACCCTtaacaaaatattgttaaaCTGTAAAATCTTATGGCCTTACTCCGcattcatgcacacaaacaattgTGTCCATACTAAAggcaacaatgaaaaaaaaaaaggcaagaacATGTATAACATGAAGCACCATTCAGGAGCCAATTTAACAGCAGGGGGAAACAGGCAGACAGCGTGCTTCAGAGCTGCCAGTGCTTAAGACATAAAGCTCATAGGAGTGGGAAAGTTCAAACAAACAGGAGGTCAAACGTTCAGTCTATTAGCAATAAGCCAGAGCAGAAGGTGTCAAGTGACTTACATCtcataaaaaatagaaaatctgtCATTTGGAAACCCACAGCTAAACACGGCACAGGAACAAACTTGATTATTTACAGCAAATTTTGAATTATTTCCTCGtaacagctttaaaaatgtgattttttttttttctcttatctaAACCAAACATCTACAATCTATGTTTTGGAAACGGTGCTGGGCATTATTCATAATATTACAGTTTGtaataatgcagttttattttgactataaaactataaattaaGTGAGAATATGATTGCTAAACGTATATTTATATGAGTCctgacttttttatgttttttaagaaaatcagAAGCATGCGtactgatcaaacataactttTATAACTTAATAACTGtgcataaatatttcttttggaTAACCCATTTAGAGTTGTGATTTATAAACTAAAACCTTCTCCTAGAGAAGAATAACTTGATTACAAACAATATTCCAGACAGCAATGAACATATGTAACACCATTTTCTTTCTGACTGCTGTGTTGAAATATCTCCACATTAAGTAACATCTGTCCACTGATTTATACCACATTCTTTTCAtagctgtgggaaaaaaaaaacttttccgGGTCAGATTTAAATTGTTTGGTGTTAACAGCTACGGCACAGGAATGTTTGTACCCTCATGGtaagaaggaaaacaaagctttttataATTTGAGAggacatatttgtgtgtattccAGGGCTGAAGAACAAAAACTTTGCCGTTCGCCACATGATAATACTGCACTGCACATTAGTCATGGAATTAACGCTACAGGAATTAAGCCCTGTACAATAAGGTTTGTTACTCGTAAGGACCACATTCAACACTGTTTTAATTTACCACAAGCATGTGACTCAATTATTCTAAATTACTGGCTTCTTctactttacagtaaatgtttccaCAGCGATTAAACAAAGTACTTGGATGGCTGGAAGGATGGCTTTTCCGGCGCTGACACTTGAGTCATGAAGTTGTGGGCGATGTCTGTTAGAACAACATCTGTCTCAGGCATCATGCTAACAGAGTCAGAGATGGTCATCACCTGAGGTACCTGAGTgctaaaacagagaaacacaagaAAATGAAGGTCACAGCACTTCAAGGTTCTCAGTTTCTCCTCGTTCGCCCTGCATGTGCCTGACTTTATAGTCAATAACAATGTTTATGTGCCTCCCCCCACCATTTTTCATAGGTTTAAACGTTCACTTAAGGAGAAGTAATTCAGTAGACATCCAGCTCAAAGTgatctgaaaactttctgatgATACAAAGTTCCTTCAGATGCATTTCTCCTCCACTGTCTCAGTGCTCAACGACACCTGAAGTGAGGAATCTTTGGGGCAGGACAAGGCTGGATGACCTCTATTTAACTTTGTCCCTTCTTGACCCTGAGCCTCAGTGCTATAATGCTCAGATGAGTAAGACGCTTGTGAGTTTCTAACTAATGAAGATTGTGAACCACAGAGTCTATGTGCTTTACGACACTTTCCAGTGCACAAAGGGTCCTCTGTCAGGTAGAAGAAAGCCTGGGAGCTGCTGGTGATATCTTGCAGAGAGTCTCGGTTAGAGATGATAGAGGAGAGTGGATGAGCATCAGTGGAATTACAGTGcacatttctctgtctctgctgcctcCTTGCTCCTAGTttacaaaacagacatttgaTTTTCTCAATGATCTTCAGGAGAACAGCCTTGCGGAGCAGAATGTAAATCCAGGGGTCAAGAATTGGGTTGAAGGAGGCAAAACGTATAGCTCGGAGATCCGGGTTTTTGTCCAACCGCAGTTCCACTGGAGTCTTATAAAGCTGGTTCAAAAACACCTGAGCctataaagaaaataacaaataaatgagagcattgatttgaaaaacaaatgatgttgTCAATTGCGGGAAAGTGTGCAGCTTTGGATATGCACGTGTCTAACAGGAAGACTGAGAAAGCCACTAACAAAAACATGTGACCACCAAAGCAGCCagcagggaagaaaaagaaatctagTCCAAATATAACTTTACTATGCAAGTGTCCCCTTGGATATCGTCAAAGTTACAAGAACACATGGCACAAAAGCGACAACAAAAGAGCCGCGAGTGCATATGGCATATACTTATATAGGGGGAGTACAAAAAAATATGTCTTAAATTTGTTTCCTATTCATCTATTTGACTTGATTTGAATTAGTAGTGTTGCatacaaaaaactacattacGTGTAGAACCAAAGCCGTGCGTAAAATGTGCGTAATGGTAAGAATTACCCACAGCGAGCAAAGACAAGAAACCTTACAACAAGTGGGATGGAGCAGATGAGCACCACTGCCGACGTGCCTATGAGCAGAATAACCATCTGGATCTCTGCAGCGGCCAGGCGCCTAAAGCTGCGTCCTCTCCTCCGCGGGTCCACGTTGCGCCCCAGGTCGGTTCCCACAGACATCTTGCGCACGAAGCGCCGGTGCATCCGGATCAAAGCCACACACACTACCACGTTAGAAATAACAGTGGTAAGAATGAGAAGAGAGCTGAACCCCGCATACATGTAGGAATAAGCCGCATCGCTGGTCTTGTTGCTCCTCCACTCTAAAAAACACCAGGTTTGCGGGTACTGCTTCTTTACCTGTCCAAAGCCCATAATCGGCAGGGCGCAGAAAAACGCATTGGAAATGTAGATGGCTAGGAGAGTCAACCCCGCTAGCTTTTGGTCCACATAGTCATTGTAAAAGTAGGCATGGTTTATAGCCATGTATCGCTCCACAGACATGGCACAGATGATGCTGAGCCCCgccagagaaaagaaaagcatggTGAATCCAAAGTACTGGCAAAGCGGGTCATCTCCGGGCCACGATCCTTTCACATAAATGGCGATGGTGACCGGACTGGCCAGCAGTGTGCCCAGGAGGTCTGTGATTGCCAGCCCGCACACCAGTGTGTAAAACGTggtttctttctgttctttgcGGGATTTACACAGGACCACGATGGCGATGACATTCCCAACCACCCCGAAAATGAACATCACTGACGGAATGGTCGGGACCATGGTCCTCCCTGTCATCGACTGATTGTTCATTGCTACTTTCCAACAAACGCGCCTCAGGAAACAACTTTCTTAAGGTCAGGTTCCCAATTTGAGAGCACGAAACGTACATGCACTTCAAGGAAGCCAGGGCAACATCGTTAAGGATCACAACCGTTTTCGCCAGCTTCTTAAAAAACTTTTAACCTCCTTCAGAGCATGCTGTGCCCGCTGCTGCTGTGGTTTCCGACAGTTCAGTGGTATTTTGCTATCAGATCCTGAAGCTAGCAGTGCAAGACGAGCAGATTTCACTCACCGTAGGACAGAGATAAAAACAGGCAACAGACAGCAGGAGCTTCAATGAAAGTGCCTTCAAGCTTCCTGCAGGGCTCAGTCCCTCCCCTTGATTTCACATCACAGCCCTCATCAGATGTTCAGCTTGATGCAGGAAAGTATTGGACAGATTGTGTAACACACCGAGATTAAACTAAACACGCTCCAAACGTAGtttctcaaaaaagttgaatgCTTTTACATTTCAGACGTTTTCAGAGGTTGT
This window of the Channa argus isolate prfri chromosome 11, Channa argus male v1.0, whole genome shotgun sequence genome carries:
- the ptger4a gene encoding prostaglandin E receptor 4 (subtype EP4) a is translated as MNNQSMTGRTMVPTIPSVMFIFGVVGNVIAIVVLCKSRKEQKETTFYTLVCGLAITDLLGTLLASPVTIAIYVKGSWPGDDPLCQYFGFTMLFFSLAGLSIICAMSVERYMAINHAYFYNDYVDQKLAGLTLLAIYISNAFFCALPIMGFGQVKKQYPQTWCFLEWRSNKTSDAAYSYMYAGFSSLLILTTVISNVVVCVALIRMHRRFVRKMSVGTDLGRNVDPRRRGRSFRRLAAAEIQMVILLIGTSAVVLICSIPLVAQVFLNQLYKTPVELRLDKNPDLRAIRFASFNPILDPWIYILLRKAVLLKIIEKIKCLFCKLGARRQQRQRNVHCNSTDAHPLSSIISNRDSLQDITSSSQAFFYLTEDPLCTGKCRKAHRLCGSQSSLVRNSQASYSSEHYSTEAQGQEGTKLNRGHPALSCPKDSSLQVSLSTETVEEKCI